A portion of the Aquicoccus sp. G2-2 genome contains these proteins:
- a CDS encoding transcriptional regulator/antitoxin MazE: MIETKIRKVGNSAVMTLTTEMLTILDAKEGDTLFVVRGDDGSLKITPHDPALAAALAAAEIVMDENRDLLQALA, from the coding sequence ATGATCGAAACCAAAATCCGCAAAGTCGGCAACTCCGCCGTCATGACCCTGACGACCGAAATGTTGACGATCCTCGACGCCAAGGAGGGGGACACGCTTTTCGTTGTCCGTGGCGATGATGGCAGCCTGAAGATCACGCCACATGATCCGGCCCTCGCCGCGGCATTGGCGGCGGCGGAGATCGTCATGGATGAGAACCGTGATCTGTTGCAAGCGCTCGCATGA
- a CDS encoding type II toxin-antitoxin system death-on-curing family toxin: MTEPIWVPLAAVLAIHDRQITRHGGAAGQRDRALLEMGCARALNLAVHSKASLGEIAAAYAFGIAKAHAFVDGNKRTAFVTAVTFLRLNGVAFRPAPIGGVRMMEDLASGQVSETAFAEWLTAGMTPV; encoded by the coding sequence ATGACGGAGCCGATCTGGGTGCCGCTTGCGGCGGTGCTTGCCATCCATGATCGACAGATCACCCGCCATGGCGGGGCCGCCGGACAGCGAGACCGCGCGCTGCTGGAAATGGGCTGTGCGCGGGCGCTGAACCTCGCGGTCCATTCCAAGGCGAGCCTTGGCGAGATCGCAGCGGCCTATGCTTTCGGGATTGCCAAGGCGCATGCCTTCGTGGACGGAAACAAGCGCACTGCCTTCGTGACAGCAGTCACGTTTCTGCGGCTCAACGGGGTCGCGTTCCGCCCGGCGCCGATCGGCGGTGTCAGGATGATGGAGGATCTGGCTTCTGGGCAGGTCAGCGAGACGGCGTTTGCCGAGTGGCTCACGGCAGGCATGACCCCGGTCTGA
- a CDS encoding glycosyltransferase family 4 protein: MPRLKIAYLCDISPEHTLPYSGGNAQIFRALSDHADLTILPQSWGMAEPLRRAIYALPVGAQLRLRWRAHLAAAPLIARPLNRQLKAGDFDVVLGVYSLQSMSHIRPPPGALSAFMSDATPTVYRRSAIGRNFGASWVARRLVDPLVLRAERRILNATDLLLWPTDWLKRAADPLYGLPTDKAHVIPWGANIDDPGAPPARTITGGPLNLLVIGRDWFAKGGPMAFDTMQALRTHGIDARLTVIGATPPAFDQNKHVTLLGPLDKARPDQAARFAAALRQAHFLVQPSIESFGFAFCEAAAFGLPALCLAQGGVPVRDGVTGHALLPGATAADFAARVLADIETPARYDALCKNARAEYETTLNWRAWAASAVALMEEKLAAKRR, from the coding sequence ATGCCGCGCCTGAAAATCGCCTATCTCTGCGATATCTCGCCCGAACACACGCTGCCCTATTCCGGCGGCAATGCGCAGATATTCCGCGCCCTGTCCGATCACGCCGACCTGACCATCCTGCCACAAAGCTGGGGCATGGCCGAACCGCTGCGCCGCGCCATCTATGCGCTGCCCGTCGGCGCGCAGCTGCGGCTGCGCTGGCGCGCGCATCTCGCCGCCGCCCCGTTGATTGCGCGCCCCCTCAACCGGCAGCTCAAAGCGGGCGATTTCGATGTCGTGCTCGGCGTCTATTCACTGCAATCCATGTCGCATATCCGCCCGCCGCCCGGCGCGCTCTCAGCCTTCATGTCCGACGCCACGCCAACCGTCTATCGCCGCTCCGCGATTGGCCGGAACTTCGGGGCTTCGTGGGTTGCGCGTCGCTTGGTTGATCCGCTGGTGCTGCGCGCCGAACGGCGCATCCTCAATGCCACCGACCTGCTGCTCTGGCCAACCGACTGGCTCAAACGCGCCGCCGACCCGCTCTATGGCCTGCCCACAGACAAGGCGCATGTCATCCCCTGGGGTGCCAATATCGACGATCCCGGCGCGCCGCCTGCGCGCACCATAACGGGCGGGCCGCTCAACCTGCTTGTCATCGGGCGCGACTGGTTCGCCAAGGGCGGGCCGATGGCGTTCGACACGATGCAAGCCCTGCGCACCCACGGCATTGATGCGCGCCTCACCGTGATCGGTGCCACCCCGCCCGCGTTCGATCAAAACAAGCACGTCACCCTTCTCGGCCCGCTCGACAAAGCCCGCCCCGATCAAGCCGCGCGCTTCGCCGCCGCCCTGCGACAGGCGCATTTCCTCGTCCAGCCCAGCATTGAAAGCTTCGGTTTCGCCTTTTGCGAAGCCGCCGCCTTTGGCCTGCCTGCCTTGTGTCTCGCCCAAGGCGGCGTGCCGGTGCGCGACGGCGTCACTGGCCATGCCCTGCTGCCCGGCGCAACCGCCGCCGATTTCGCCGCCCGTGTGTTGGCCGATATTGAAACACCCGCGCGCTACGACGCGCTGTGCAAAAACGCCCGCGCCGAATACGAAACCACCCTCAACTGGCGCGCATGGGCCGCCTCTGCGGTGGCGTTGATGGAAGAAAAGCTGGCCGCGAAGCGCCGATGA
- a CDS encoding glycosyltransferase family 4 protein yields MSQRRKVLVIAEAANPEWVSVPLVGWSLACALRGVADVHIVTHSRNRDAFLRAGQVEGRDFTAINSDAVAGPLWKLGEWLRMGEGKGFTALQATAALAYPYFERQVWRRFGADIAAGHYDVVHRVTPLSPTAPSPLARRCARAGVAFVLGPLNGGVPWPKGFEAERRREREWLSYVRGAYRLLPGRGATLRHAAAIIAGSRHTASEVPARYAQKCVYIPENGIDPARFSRVAAPEGPVLSACFLGRMVPYKGPDMLLEAALPLLQAGRLRLEMIGDGPLLGDLKAYAAAQGVDGAVTFHGWLAHGAVQDVMAGCHLLAFPSVREFGGGVVLEAMALGVVPMVVDYAGPGELVRDEWGIKLPLGARDEIVAEFARALARVAGDPAAIAPLAGAGRARVAAAYTWARKAEQVAAVYDWVLNEGQKPAPFE; encoded by the coding sequence GTGAGCCAGCGGCGCAAGGTTTTGGTGATTGCGGAGGCGGCCAACCCGGAATGGGTTTCGGTGCCGCTGGTGGGGTGGTCGCTTGCTTGTGCGCTGCGCGGGGTGGCGGATGTGCATATCGTCACCCATAGCCGCAACCGCGATGCATTCCTGCGCGCCGGGCAGGTGGAGGGGCGCGATTTTACCGCGATCAACAGCGATGCGGTGGCGGGGCCGCTTTGGAAGCTGGGCGAGTGGCTGCGCATGGGCGAGGGCAAGGGGTTTACCGCGCTACAGGCCACGGCTGCGCTGGCCTATCCCTATTTCGAGCGTCAGGTCTGGCGCAGGTTCGGGGCGGACATCGCGGCGGGGCACTATGACGTGGTGCATCGGGTGACGCCGCTGTCGCCAACCGCGCCGTCGCCGCTGGCCCGGCGCTGCGCACGCGCGGGGGTGGCGTTCGTGCTAGGGCCGCTTAATGGCGGGGTGCCGTGGCCGAAAGGCTTTGAGGCCGAGCGGCGGCGGGAGCGCGAGTGGCTGTCTTATGTGAGGGGCGCTTACCGGCTGTTACCGGGGCGCGGGGCCACGCTGCGCCATGCGGCGGCGATTATCGCAGGCTCGCGCCATACCGCCAGCGAAGTGCCCGCGCGCTATGCGCAGAAATGCGTTTACATTCCCGAGAATGGCATTGATCCGGCGCGGTTTTCGCGTGTGGCCGCGCCCGAGGGGCCGGTGCTGAGCGCGTGTTTTCTGGGCCGGATGGTGCCTTACAAGGGGCCGGATATGTTGCTTGAGGCGGCGCTGCCGTTGCTGCAAGCCGGGCGGCTGCGGCTGGAGATGATCGGGGATGGGCCGCTTTTGGGCGATCTGAAAGCATATGCGGCGGCGCAAGGGGTGGACGGGGCGGTCACGTTTCATGGCTGGCTCGCGCATGGTGCGGTGCAGGACGTGATGGCGGGCTGTCACTTGCTGGCATTTCCGTCGGTGCGAGAATTCGGCGGCGGTGTGGTGCTTGAGGCGATGGCGCTTGGCGTGGTGCCGATGGTGGTGGATTACGCGGGGCCGGGGGAATTGGTGCGCGATGAGTGGGGCATCAAGCTGCCGCTGGGGGCGCGGGATGAGATCGTGGCGGAGTTTGCGCGCGCGCTGGCGCGGGTGGCGGGCGATCCGGCGGCAATTGCCCCGCTGGCGGGTGCCGGGCGGGCGCGGGTGGCGGCGGCCTATACCTGGGCGCGCAAGGCAGAGCAGGTGGCGGCGGTTTATGACTGGGTGCTCAATGAAGGGCAAAAGCCCGCGCCGTTTGAGTGA
- a CDS encoding calcium-binding protein — protein MTMLRMVWFAVLFTALGSVVSAAERKVYFFGNSLVNHASDTDETTVPYWLAALARAGGHQFRADGQWGFLKDFSRAPQPLAQWGFKRVQGAWDQRAQTFASVGWDAVVITPGNFIQYRAPDKTFEWENPTNATPLSATLQVIDRYTGDAPILIYEGWAEMEGTFPPRARKFAAYKAFNTGDYHQWFEQYVANLRAARPKLDVGLIPVAKVIAELTAAGGPLAGLSPQALYIDADPHGTPTTYLLAAMVSYSVLYGEAAPAGLALPESIAPQLRDSYELVAREIADKLGIAPQKAGAAPAQTGAPAVGVADPAMAMGLNGIADWSTQQPFIDIMKTARPWVGHEGSHWAAWDAKRLEEGGYLDKHGWLKALPPTVDRVETYFLTEQDKRDTALGGKYRIRWKGSGKLAILGRARQVRMGDHEAWFNYTPGEGLVALSISATDPGGTGDYIRDIDVVREDQIALFEVGVIFNPAWIARIADLRALRFMDWMLTNGSPVTTWAGRPVVENFSYVWRGVPAEVMIALANRVGADPWFNMPHAADDDYSEHFARMVLARLDPRLKVYVEYSNELWNFGFPQARWAGEQAKKRWGDKAGDGAWMQFVGMRAAQVMRAWAGVYGKEHADQLVRVVAVHTGWPGLEEPLLDAPLWRAEPGQGNLSPAAHFDAYAVSGYFGYELGTDEEDGRLSQMRKWLAESRAAAEKTFKADGLQRRALEAAVAPVRFDQAIPRAAKAVRDGSFKELTETLWPYHAKAAKRYGLRLIMYEGGTHVVGHGEAVNDEDLTAFFEKFNYSPEMAALYRDELAAWRKLTGGRCSMRLSMWRSRRNGALGGRCAILVMRMGAGMR, from the coding sequence ATGACGATGCTGCGTATGGTTTGGTTTGCGGTGCTGTTTACAGCCCTTGGCAGCGTGGTGAGTGCGGCCGAGCGCAAAGTGTATTTCTTCGGTAACTCGCTGGTCAATCATGCCAGCGACACGGATGAAACCACGGTGCCCTATTGGCTGGCTGCGCTGGCGCGGGCGGGTGGACATCAGTTCAGGGCGGATGGGCAATGGGGGTTCCTGAAGGATTTTTCGCGCGCCCCACAGCCATTGGCGCAATGGGGGTTCAAGCGGGTGCAGGGCGCGTGGGATCAGCGGGCACAGACGTTTGCCAGCGTTGGTTGGGATGCGGTCGTGATCACGCCGGGGAATTTCATCCAGTATCGCGCGCCGGACAAGACGTTTGAATGGGAGAACCCGACGAATGCCACCCCGCTGAGCGCGACGTTGCAGGTGATCGACCGCTATACCGGCGACGCGCCGATCCTGATCTATGAGGGCTGGGCAGAGATGGAGGGCACGTTCCCGCCACGGGCGCGCAAATTCGCCGCCTACAAGGCGTTCAACACGGGCGATTATCATCAGTGGTTCGAGCAATACGTGGCGAATTTGCGCGCGGCGCGCCCCAAGCTGGATGTGGGGCTTATTCCGGTGGCGAAGGTGATTGCGGAGTTGACGGCAGCGGGCGGGCCGTTGGCCGGGTTAAGCCCGCAGGCGCTTTATATTGATGCCGACCCGCATGGCACGCCGACGACCTATCTTCTGGCGGCGATGGTGAGCTATTCGGTGCTTTATGGGGAGGCGGCACCGGCGGGGTTGGCCCTGCCCGAGAGTATCGCGCCGCAATTACGCGATTCATACGAGTTGGTGGCGCGCGAGATTGCCGACAAGCTGGGGATCGCGCCGCAAAAGGCGGGTGCCGCGCCCGCACAGACGGGCGCGCCTGCGGTTGGGGTGGCCGATCCGGCAATGGCGATGGGGCTGAACGGGATTGCCGACTGGTCCACGCAACAGCCGTTCATCGACATCATGAAAACCGCGCGGCCATGGGTCGGCCACGAGGGCAGCCATTGGGCGGCGTGGGATGCCAAGCGGTTGGAAGAGGGGGGCTACCTTGACAAGCATGGCTGGCTCAAGGCGCTGCCGCCCACGGTGGACCGGGTGGAGACCTATTTCCTGACCGAGCAGGACAAGCGCGATACCGCTCTTGGTGGTAAATACCGGATACGTTGGAAAGGCAGTGGCAAGCTGGCCATTCTGGGCCGGGCGCGGCAGGTGCGGATGGGCGACCATGAGGCGTGGTTTAACTACACTCCCGGCGAAGGGTTGGTGGCGCTGTCGATCTCGGCCACTGATCCGGGCGGGACCGGCGATTATATCCGCGATATTGACGTGGTGCGCGAGGATCAGATTGCGCTTTTTGAGGTCGGGGTGATCTTTAATCCAGCGTGGATTGCGCGAATTGCCGATCTGCGGGCCTTGCGGTTCATGGATTGGATGCTGACCAATGGCTCCCCCGTCACCACATGGGCCGGGCGGCCGGTGGTGGAGAATTTCTCTTACGTGTGGCGCGGGGTTCCGGCGGAGGTGATGATCGCGCTGGCCAACCGGGTGGGGGCTGATCCGTGGTTCAACATGCCGCACGCGGCGGATGACGATTATTCCGAGCATTTCGCGCGCATGGTGCTGGCGCGGCTTGACCCGCGGTTGAAGGTTTACGTGGAATATTCCAACGAGCTTTGGAATTTCGGCTTTCCACAGGCGCGCTGGGCCGGGGAACAGGCGAAGAAACGCTGGGGCGACAAGGCGGGGGACGGCGCATGGATGCAGTTTGTCGGGATGCGCGCGGCGCAGGTGATGCGCGCCTGGGCCGGGGTTTACGGCAAGGAACACGCCGACCAACTGGTGCGGGTGGTGGCGGTGCATACCGGCTGGCCGGGGCTGGAGGAGCCGCTGCTGGACGCGCCGCTTTGGCGGGCGGAGCCGGGGCAGGGCAACCTTAGCCCGGCGGCGCATTTCGATGCTTACGCGGTGTCGGGCTATTTTGGTTATGAGCTTGGCACGGATGAGGAAGATGGCCGCTTGTCGCAGATGCGCAAATGGTTGGCCGAAAGCCGTGCGGCGGCGGAGAAGACGTTCAAGGCGGACGGCTTGCAGCGCCGCGCGCTTGAGGCGGCGGTGGCCCCGGTGCGGTTTGATCAGGCGATCCCGCGTGCGGCAAAGGCGGTGCGCGATGGCTCGTTCAAGGAGTTGACGGAAACGCTTTGGCCTTATCACGCCAAGGCGGCGAAGCGGTATGGTTTGCGGCTTATCATGTATGAGGGCGGCACCCATGTGGTTGGCCATGGTGAGGCGGTCAATGATGAAGACCTGACGGCGTTTTTCGAGAAATTCAACTATTCGCCCGAGATGGCGGCGCTTTACCGCGATGAGCTGGCGGCGTGGCGCAAGCTGACCGGGGGGCGATGTTCAATGCGTTTGTCGATGTGGCGAAGCCGTCGAAATGGGGCTCTTGGGGGGCGCTGCGCTATCTTGGTGATGCGAATGGGCGCTGGGATGCGCTGA
- the epsE gene encoding exopolysaccharide biosynthesis GT4 family glycosyltransferase EpsE, which yields MSEDRPKPRKIGLLIPQFPGQTHIFFWREILELQNNGTNVALFSTRPPPPGLIAHDWSDAAIARTTYLADLSPGNAALALPRLPLRALWRDLAREGPRFARDVLLSLPAARRLALAARAQGISHVHAHSAARAALICALANRIWGLSYSLTLHGPLSDYGPGQGFKWRHAAFGTVITRKLEAELRKSLGHDTPARLFIQPMGVDTAALTRSTPYTPPAPDGPLRLFSCGRLNVVKGHQDLIQATRHLRDAGIDARLAIAGEDDTGGAGYHIELQAEIARHGLEDHVTLLGAIDAGAVRDHLEKAHIFVLASWHEPLGVAYMEAMAMGVPTIGTNGGGVPELIHSGRDGLLVPPKHPALLADAIESLARDPERCHALSAMGRARIAAGFSSAQGAQTLTDAIFAT from the coding sequence TTGTCAGAAGATCGGCCAAAGCCCCGAAAAATCGGCCTCCTGATACCGCAGTTTCCGGGCCAAACCCATATCTTCTTCTGGCGCGAAATCCTTGAACTGCAAAACAATGGCACCAATGTGGCGCTTTTCAGCACACGCCCGCCACCGCCCGGCCTGATCGCGCATGACTGGTCGGACGCGGCCATCGCCCGCACCACCTATCTTGCCGATCTCTCCCCTGGCAATGCCGCGCTTGCCCTGCCGCGCCTGCCTCTGCGCGCGCTCTGGCGTGATCTGGCGCGTGAAGGCCCGCGATTTGCCCGCGATGTGCTGTTGTCGCTGCCCGCCGCGCGCCGTCTGGCGCTGGCCGCCCGCGCGCAAGGCATTTCGCATGTTCACGCTCATTCCGCCGCCCGCGCCGCACTGATCTGCGCGCTGGCCAATCGCATCTGGGGGCTGTCCTATTCGCTCACCCTGCACGGCCCGCTATCCGATTACGGCCCCGGACAAGGCTTCAAATGGCGCCACGCCGCCTTCGGCACGGTGATTACCCGCAAACTCGAAGCTGAACTGCGCAAATCCCTTGGCCACGACACGCCCGCCCGCCTGTTCATACAGCCGATGGGCGTCGATACCGCCGCACTCACCCGCTCCACGCCTTACACCCCGCCCGCGCCTGACGGGCCGCTCAGGCTGTTTTCCTGCGGGCGGCTCAATGTCGTCAAAGGTCATCAGGATCTCATCCAAGCCACCCGCCACCTGCGCGATGCCGGGATCGACGCGCGGCTTGCCATCGCCGGAGAGGACGATACCGGCGGCGCCGGCTATCACATCGAATTGCAGGCCGAAATTGCCCGCCACGGGCTTGAGGATCATGTCACCCTTCTCGGCGCGATTGACGCCGGTGCCGTGCGCGATCACCTTGAAAAGGCACATATATTCGTGCTCGCCTCGTGGCACGAACCGCTCGGCGTGGCGTATATGGAGGCCATGGCGATGGGCGTGCCCACCATCGGCACCAATGGCGGCGGCGTGCCCGAACTGATCCACTCGGGCCGTGATGGCTTGCTCGTCCCGCCCAAACACCCCGCCCTTCTGGCCGACGCCATCGAATCACTCGCCCGCGACCCTGAGCGCTGCCACGCGCTCTCTGCCATGGGCCGCGCGCGCATCGCCGCAGGGTTTTCCTCCGCACAGGGCGCGCAAACCCTGACCGACGCGATTTTCGCCACCTGA
- a CDS encoding glycosyltransferase: MSVIIPAANEEALIGRCLAAVLASEPKPGAGSGSIPLPRPMQVIVVVNGCTDATAQVARGHAGAFSRMGWDFEVLELGAVGKTGALNAGDDVAKFDDRVYLDADVVVSKPLLDQIGRALARKRAVYASGRVRFAKPRRMITKLYAKTYERVPFMAQGVPGCGFFAVNAAGRRRWRRWPDIISDDTFARLCFAPAERIGVSASYEWPIVEGWDNLVRVRARQDAGVREVHKAFPQLAANDDNPKVGFFGKGLLFMRNPLSFLTYAAVRIAARMTGGERNWSRGR, translated from the coding sequence ATGAGCGTGATTATTCCCGCCGCGAACGAAGAGGCGCTGATCGGGCGCTGCCTTGCGGCGGTGCTGGCGTCGGAGCCGAAGCCGGGGGCGGGGTCGGGTTCAATCCCGCTGCCGCGCCCGATGCAGGTGATCGTGGTGGTCAATGGCTGCACCGATGCCACGGCGCAGGTGGCGCGCGGGCATGCCGGTGCGTTCAGCCGGATGGGCTGGGATTTCGAGGTGCTGGAGCTGGGCGCGGTGGGCAAGACCGGCGCACTTAACGCAGGCGACGACGTGGCGAAATTCGATGATCGGGTTTATCTTGATGCGGATGTGGTGGTTTCAAAACCGCTTTTGGATCAAATTGGCCGGGCGCTGGCCCGCAAGCGGGCGGTTTATGCCAGCGGGCGGGTGCGGTTTGCCAAGCCGAGGCGGATGATAACGAAACTTTATGCAAAAACCTATGAACGCGTGCCGTTCATGGCGCAGGGCGTGCCGGGTTGTGGGTTTTTCGCGGTGAACGCGGCGGGGCGGCGGCGCTGGCGGCGCTGGCCCGACATTATTTCGGACGACACGTTTGCGCGGCTTTGTTTCGCGCCTGCCGAGCGGATTGGTGTGAGTGCCAGCTATGAATGGCCGATTGTCGAGGGCTGGGATAATCTGGTGCGGGTGCGCGCAAGGCAGGATGCCGGGGTGCGCGAAGTGCATAAGGCGTTTCCGCAACTGGCCGCGAATGACGATAATCCGAAAGTCGGATTTTTTGGTAAAGGTTTGCTTTTTATGCGAAATCCGCTGAGTTTTCTAACCTATGCCGCCGTCAGGATTGCGGCCCGGATGACCGGCGGTGAACGAAATTGGAGCCGCGGACGATGA
- a CDS encoding oligosaccharide flippase family protein, with protein sequence MSALGGFIANQSVAARALRSAGLTIAGFAASQGLRLASNLVLTRILFPEAFGMMALISVFLMGLNQFSDVGVAPSIMQSKRGDERAFLDTAWTIQMFRGFGLFAVACAIAWPVSLFYGEPDLAQMLPVSALTLILTGFNPTRMEEASRHLRLGMVTLLDFVNQIVGIIAAIALAWWLQSVWALVISGVIGALVQLVVYNVFLPGERNRIRWERAAAQELIHFGKWIFLSTVAGFVLYQADKLLIGKYLPLDQFGVYNIGYFLASVPLLMGGVLVRRILIPIYREWPPKESAANFARLRKMRFAVSGALLALLAIFAIGGEWIVGLLYDPRYAMAGAVAVVIAAMQIPQVIALTYDQAALAAGDSKRFFVLAGAKAVVMVVCLLAGLEMAGLFGALIGQGVAMVIVYPVVIWLSRSTGAWDPLHDVALALAGGRLWRWRSGSMPNLLRRFQGCKPRDCGGNVAKGAGNNPFICAGNL encoded by the coding sequence ATGAGCGCGCTGGGCGGATTTATCGCAAATCAGAGCGTTGCGGCGCGCGCGCTACGCAGCGCCGGGCTGACAATTGCGGGGTTTGCGGCCAGTCAGGGTTTGCGGCTTGCTTCCAATCTGGTGCTGACGCGCATCCTGTTCCCCGAGGCGTTCGGGATGATGGCGCTGATCAGCGTTTTCCTGATGGGGTTGAACCAGTTTTCCGATGTCGGCGTGGCGCCTTCGATCATGCAGAGCAAACGCGGTGATGAGCGGGCGTTTCTTGATACCGCATGGACCATCCAGATGTTTCGCGGTTTCGGGCTGTTTGCCGTGGCTTGCGCGATTGCATGGCCGGTATCGCTGTTTTATGGCGAACCTGATCTGGCGCAGATGCTGCCGGTTTCGGCGCTGACGCTGATCCTGACCGGGTTTAATCCGACACGGATGGAAGAGGCCAGTCGGCATTTGCGGCTGGGCATGGTGACGCTGCTTGACTTCGTCAACCAGATTGTCGGGATCATAGCGGCAATTGCGCTGGCTTGGTGGCTGCAATCGGTTTGGGCGCTGGTCATTTCCGGGGTGATCGGCGCTTTGGTGCAGCTTGTTGTTTACAATGTGTTTTTGCCCGGTGAGCGGAACCGCATCCGGTGGGAACGGGCGGCGGCGCAGGAATTGATTCATTTTGGCAAATGGATATTCCTGTCCACTGTGGCGGGGTTCGTGCTTTATCAGGCTGACAAGCTGCTGATCGGGAAATACCTGCCGCTGGACCAGTTCGGGGTGTATAATATCGGCTATTTCCTTGCTTCGGTTCCGCTTTTGATGGGCGGGGTTTTGGTGCGGCGTATCCTGATCCCGATTTACCGTGAATGGCCCCCCAAGGAGAGCGCGGCGAATTTCGCGCGGCTGCGCAAGATGCGCTTTGCCGTGTCGGGCGCGCTTTTGGCGCTGTTGGCGATATTCGCGATTGGCGGAGAGTGGATTGTCGGGCTGCTTTATGATCCGCGCTATGCGATGGCGGGGGCTGTGGCGGTGGTGATTGCCGCAATGCAAATTCCGCAGGTTATCGCGCTGACCTATGATCAGGCGGCCCTTGCGGCGGGGGATTCGAAGCGGTTTTTCGTGCTGGCGGGTGCCAAAGCGGTGGTTATGGTGGTGTGCCTGTTGGCCGGGCTTGAGATGGCCGGGCTGTTTGGCGCGCTGATCGGGCAGGGGGTGGCGATGGTGATCGTCTATCCGGTGGTGATCTGGCTGTCGCGTTCGACCGGCGCGTGGGATCCGCTGCATGACGTGGCGCTGGCGCTGGCCGGGGGGCGCTTGTGGCGCTGGCGTTCTGGATCAATGCCGAATCTATTGCGGCGCTTTCAGGGCTGCAAACCCCGTGATTGTGGCGGGAATGTGGCGAAGGGGGCAGGCAATAACCCCTTTATATGCGCAGGAAACTTGTGA
- a CDS encoding glycosyltransferase family 2 protein, giving the protein MARLLTIILNYRTPEMTITSAQAALAAMEGLDAELLIVDNDSGDGSFEMIAAAVAERDWASSGRVRVLQSGRNGGFGAGNNFGIRAGCADGGTAEYVYILNSDAFPDRMAICKLLEYLERNPAVGFAGSYIQGVERDAHVTTFRFPSILSEFEAAARFGPISRLLAKHVVPLPVPERTQAVDWLAGASLMMRASVLDEIGLFDEAFFLYFEETDLCRRARLGGWVTHYVRESEVTHIGSVSTGMKQWDRVPEYWFDSRWHYFTKNHGTPYAVMATLAHLAGGLIHRARVLVQRKDPGDPPHFLRHLLVHDLKALFRGRKAVGTVQRRAALRKGS; this is encoded by the coding sequence ATGGCGCGGCTTTTGACCATCATATTGAATTATCGCACCCCGGAGATGACGATAACATCGGCTCAGGCGGCGCTTGCTGCGATGGAGGGGTTGGACGCTGAATTGTTGATCGTCGACAATGACAGCGGTGATGGGTCGTTTGAGATGATTGCGGCGGCTGTGGCGGAGCGCGACTGGGCCAGCTCTGGGCGGGTGCGGGTGCTGCAATCCGGGCGCAATGGCGGCTTTGGCGCGGGCAACAATTTTGGCATCCGGGCGGGCTGCGCCGATGGGGGGACGGCGGAGTATGTCTATATCCTTAATTCGGATGCGTTCCCTGATCGAATGGCGATTTGTAAGCTATTGGAATATCTAGAGAGAAATCCCGCCGTCGGCTTTGCCGGGAGCTATATCCAAGGCGTCGAACGTGACGCGCATGTGACGACGTTTCGCTTCCCGTCGATATTGTCGGAATTTGAAGCGGCGGCGCGATTTGGGCCGATTTCCCGGCTGTTGGCAAAGCATGTGGTGCCGTTGCCGGTGCCCGAGCGCACGCAGGCCGTGGATTGGCTGGCGGGTGCGAGCCTGATGATGCGGGCAAGTGTGCTGGACGAGATCGGACTGTTTGACGAGGCCTTTTTTCTTTATTTCGAGGAAACCGACCTGTGCCGCCGGGCCAGACTTGGCGGTTGGGTCACGCATTACGTGCGTGAGAGCGAGGTCACGCATATCGGTTCGGTTTCGACCGGCATGAAGCAATGGGACCGGGTGCCGGAATATTGGTTCGATTCGCGCTGGCATTATTTCACCAAGAACCATGGCACGCCTTACGCGGTCATGGCGACGTTGGCGCATCTGGCCGGGGGGCTGATCCATCGCGCGCGGGTGTTGGTTCAGCGCAAAGATCCCGGCGATCCGCCGCATTTCCTGCGGCACCTGCTGGTGCATGATCTGAAGGCGCTTTTTCGCGGGCGCAAGGCGGTGGGGACCGTGCAGCGCCGGGCGGCGTTGAGGAAAGGGAGCTGA